From Gottschalkiaceae bacterium SANA:
AGGCGATACAACTGCAGTGCTTGCTTATCTAGTTGGAGAATCGGGTTTTGTTCATGGTATTGACCTTGCTGACCCCGATTATGGAAGTCCTGTTTCTGTGGGTGAGTCGGCAAAGTTTTTAATGAAATCATCTTTGGGTTCGAGAATCCAGATGGATTTCAACTTTGATTTTCTTCAAGAAGAAGCACCATTAGAAGCGGAAGGGTATGACCTTGTTGTTCTTTCTCATGCTTCCTGGTATCTGAAATCTCAGGATCAATTACTTGAAATTCTTAAAAAGGCGAGGAGAATTGCGGATCGAATTTGTTTTGCAGAAGCGGATCTTCGGATTGATCGATTGGACCAGGTGCCACATATGCTGGCGGTATTAATTCAGGCACAGGTGGAAGTTTTCAAGACAAACAGCAGGTCAAATATTCGAACCTTGGTTGGACATGAAGATACCATTCAATTGTTGGAGCGTGCCGGTTGGCATATTGTTGAGGAAGATCGAATAGAAGAACCTGACTTGCAGGATGGAGAGTGGGAGATTCAATATACCCTTCATGAAGTGATGCAGGAAGTGACCTGTATGGAAGGTCTACCTGAAAAATGGG
This genomic window contains:
- a CDS encoding methyltransferase domain-containing protein, whose product is MIDQILQCMAMAQSEPEIQRIQTRHRIRLAEIWGIEEGDRILEIGCGQGDTTAVLAYLVGESGFVHGIDLADPDYGSPVSVGESAKFLMKSSLGSRIQMDFNFDFLQEEAPLEAEGYDLVVLSHASWYLKSQDQLLEILKKARRIADRICFAEADLRIDRLDQVPHMLAVLIQAQVEVFKTNSRSNIRTLVGHEDTIQLLERAGWHIVEEDRIEEPDLQDGEWEIQYTLHEVMQEVTCMEGLPEKWGDLMRSMGELLGNFEGKEMAAPLGSFIIIGE